Sequence from the Corallococcus sp. EGB genome:
CGGGCAGCCGCGTGGTGACCGAGTACCTGCGCGACGCGGGCCTCCTGCCCTACCTGGAGGCCGTGGGCTTCCACGTCGTGGGCTACGGCTGCACCACCTGCATCGGCAACTCCGGCCCGCTGCCGGAGTCCGTGTCCAACGCGGTGGTGGAGGGCGACCTGGTGGTGGCGGCGGTGCTGTCCGGCAACCGCAACTTCGAGGGCCGCATCAACCCGCACGTGCGCATGAACTACCTGGCGAGCCCCCCGCTCGTGGTGGCGTACGCGCTGGCCGGTGAAGTGGGCCGCGACCTGGACACCGAGCCCCTGGGCACGGACCCCAACGGCCGCCCGGTGTTCCTCAAGGACATCTGGCCGTCCAACGAGGAGATCAAGGAGACCATCCGCACGGCCGTGAAGCCGGAGCAGTTCCGCCGCCAGTACGCCAACGCCATGGAGGGCGACACGCTCTGGCAGCAGCTGCAGGTGAGCAAGGGCTCCACGTTCAAGTGGGATGACAAGTCCACCTACGTGCGCAAGCCGCCCTTCTTCGAGAACCTCCCGAAGGAGCCCAAGGCGGTGCAGGACATCAAGGGCGCGCGCGTGCTGGCGCTCCTGGGGGACTCCGTCACGACGGACCACATCTCCCCGGCGGGCAACATCGCCAAGACGAGCCCCGCGGCGAAGTACCTCATGGCGGAGGGCGTGGAGCCCAAGGACTTCAACTCCTACGGCGCGCGCCGCGGCAACCACGAGGTGATGGTGCGCGGCACCTTCGCCAACATCCGCCTGAAGAACCTCCTGGTCCCGGGCGTGGAGGGCGGCGTCACGGTGCACATCCCCACGCGTGAGCGGATGAGCATCTACGACGCGTCCATGAAGTACCAGGCGGACGGCACGCCGCTGGTGGTGCTGGCGGGCGCCGAGTACGGCACGGGCTCCAGCCGCGACTGGGCGGCCAAGGGCACGCAGTTGCTCGGCGTGAAGGCCGTCATCGCCAAGAGCTTCGAGCGCATCCACCGCTCCAACCTCGTGGGCATGGGCGTGCTGCCCCTGCAGTTCGAGGCGGGCCAGGACGCGCAGTCGCTGGGGCTCACCGGCCACGAGACGTTCGAGATCACCGGCATCGCGGACGGGCTGGCGCCGCAGAAGAAGCTCACCGTGAAGGCCACCGGTGAGAACGGCACCCGCGAGTTCACCGCGCTGTGCCGCATCGATACGCCGAACGAGCTCGACTACTACCGCAACGGCGGCATCCTCCAGTTCGTGCTCCGCCAGCTCGCCAAGGCGTAGACCTCGCGGACGTCACGCGGTGGTTCGCGGCCCGGCCGCCCTCGCTGCATGGGAGGGTCGCCGGGCCGTCGTCTTTCATCCCGGCTACTCCGCGCGCAGGCGCGTCCAGGCGGCCACGTAGCGCGACAGGCGCTCGGCGTCCTTGGGGGTGACGTCCTTCAGCCGGCGCACGTCCATGTTGTCCTCCAGGTCCGCCAGCTTCACGCGGCGGGCCAGGGGGTGGGGGCGCAGCCGTTCGATGAAGGCCTCGTAGGTCTCGCCCTCGCGCTTCGTCAGGCAGTCCAGCGCGGACAGGACGTCCTCCGGGTAGCCCAGCTCGCGCAGGCGCTCCAGCGTGTACGGCGTGTCCTCCACCACGTCATGGAGGATGGCCGCGGTGCGCTCCGCGTCCGACGACAGCCGCAGCATCACCCGCAGGGGGTGGAGGATGTAGGGCTGTCCTGCCTTGTCGCGCTGACCCTGGTGCGCGGCCACCGCCAGGGCGATGGCGTCTTCGAGCGTGGGCATGGACCAGAGCTTCGCACGCCCGGCGGGCGGCTCAGTGGTTGAGATTGCCGGAGCCCGTGCCGCCCGCGGACTGCGCCGTGTAGGCGTGGCCGCCGCCGTTGTACTGGAGGATGCCCTCCACGGAGAGCACGTTGGGGTCCTGCTGGTTGCTGTCGCCGCGGCGCGGAATCAGCGTCTCGCTGATGCACAGGGCGCCCACCACCACCTGCTGATCATTGTCGCGGTCCCACGCCGGGGCGAGCGGCTTGAACTCGTCCTCGTTGTCCCGGATGTAGATGTACACGTCGTCCTTGCCGTCGCCGTCCAGGTCCGCGAACAGCGCGGGGTTGGCCATCTTGATGGCCGCGCGTCCGGCGGCGGTGCGCGGGTCGGCGGGGGCCGGGTTGGTGGGCGAGTGGATGGGGTCGTAGACGCCCGGCAGGCCCAGGAAGGTGTTCCATCTTGCGTAGTTGCGGCCGAAGTAGCCGCGCGCCAGCTGCAGGCCGCTCTCCGCGCAGCCCTGCCGCTGCCCCGTGCGGCTGAAGGTGACGGCGCGCGTGCGCTCGCTGCTGGCGTAGGCCATCACGCCCGCCACCAGCCCCAACAGCACGGTGACGAGCAGCACGACGAGCAGCAGCGTGGCGCCGCGGGCGGAGCGGGACGAGGGGCGCGGGGACATGGCGGAGGTCCTCATGGAAGACGGGCTCACAGGCTGGCCGAGGCCAGGTTGGGCAACTCCGCCCGGCGCGAGAAGAGGCTGCGGAAGTAGCCGTCCGCGGCCCCCGGGGCCGGGGCGTGGTTCTCCACCGCGAGGGGCAGGTCCTCGGAGAGGACGGCCTCGTTGCGGTTGTCGCGCCGGGGCGAGCGGCCGGTGGCCACCACGCTGACGCGCACGGAGCGCAGGCCCGGCGTGAACTCCGGCCTGAGGCCGTTCTGGAAGGCATAGTGGGCGGGGTCGCCCGTGTTCGAGGCGTCCAGGCCGAAGGCCACCTGGAAGTCCTCCACGTAGTCCTGCACCACCACCGGGTCGCCCATGTCCACGAAGGGGCGCCCCGCCGCGTCGTTGCCGGGCCTGCCCTCGGCGCGCATCAGCGCCTTGCGGCCGGTGTTGGCGTTGGTCCCGATGAAGAAATGGAGCAGCCGCACGGGGAACACCAGGTCTCCGCGCTGGAAGCCGCCCTTGTGGGGCGCGTTGGAGAAGCCCGGCACGCCGGTCTCCAGGTAGGTCACCGTGGCCGTGGGCGGGGTGCTCGCCACCGCCGCCTGGGTGAGCAGCGCGGCGCTCTTCATGTTGCTGGCCACCAGCATGCGGTTGGCGGGCGCGGCGCCGCTGGGCACGCCCACGCAGTTGACCTCCAGGGCGCCGGTGCCCGGCTTCACCACCGTCATCGCCGCGCCCGGCGCGCAGTCGCGGCCCAGGTAGTTGCGGTCCGGTACCACCAGCCACAGGTCGTCGCTGCCGTCCACGCCCGGCACGTTGCCCGTCGTGGTGGGGGCGAGCACGCCCGCGCCCCCGCCGTCCCCGCCGAAGATGGGGTTGATGCGCTGGGGCACTCCGCCGGACACCACCCAGAGGCCCTCGGACATGCCCGCGCCGGCCTGGCGCACGGCGGACAGCAGCGTCTCGCCCGCGAGCCGCGCGTTGTCATGGCTGTCCGCCACGTGCTCCGTGTTGTGCACCACGCGCCCGCCCGCCAGCAGCAGGGCCGTGGCCGCGGCGAGGATGATGGTGGCGAGCGCCGCGGCCACCATCGTCTCCAGCAGCGTCATGCCGCGCGCCTTCGCGAGGGCCCTCGTCTGGCGGCTCATAGGACGAACACCTCGCTGTGCACGATGGCGCGCTCCGGGCTGTCGTTCTTGCGGTACGCGCGCGTCCAGAAGGTGAAGGGCAGGGCGCCCGCGGGCACCAGCGCCTGCGCCGCGGGAGACAGGTCCTTGGGCAGCCCCTGGGTCACCAGTATCTCGCGGCAGTAGACGTCGCGGGGCAGCACCGAGTCCGGGGTGGCGGCCGTGCAGGGCGTGCCGGCAGGCACGTCCAGCGCCGGCTCCACCTGCCCGGTGGGGCGCACGCGGAAGTAGGCGCCGGTGCCCACGTCACCCGCCACCGGGGCGCTCGGGTCCAGCGTCCAGGGCGCCGTGCCCAGGGCCAGGTCCGGCGGGAAGAGCGCGGGCCGGGTGACCGCCTGGGCGGCCAGGTCCGCCTTGGACGCGAGCCACAGCCGCTGCACGCGCGCCTCCAGCAACATGCGCCGGCCCTGGAGCACCTGGCCGTCCTTCACGTCGCGCGTGGCGGCCACCATGCCCATCACCGCGCCCACGGCGGCCAGCGCCAGGATGCTCATGGAGATGAGCACCTCCAGGATGCCGCTGCCCCGCCGCGAGGCGGAACGAGGGAGGGTTCTCATTCGAGCAACCTCTGGCTCCAGTTGAGGAGCTGGTAGAGCACGCCGTTCTCGCCGTCCACGGAGTCCTTCGCGTTGGGGCTGGAGGCGCCGGTGTTGCCGCCGTTGTCGATGCGCGTGACGCGAAGCGCGCTCACCTCCGCGCCCACGACGTAGTCCGTGGAGGCGCCGCCGTTGTCGCGGTGGTAGACGGCCACGCCGCCGTAGTTGGCCAGCGACGCGCCGCTCATGGGCTGGATGTTCTGCTGCGACGCCGCCGTGTTGCCCAGGTCGATGCTGTACGTGTGTCCGCGGACGGACGCGCTCAGCAGCATGGGGTCGTTCACGGACTCCTCGGCGGTGCTGAAGTACGCGGTGCGCCCGGCGATGGTGATGTTGCCGTAGACGTGCTCGGGCGCGGCGAAGATGAGCGGGAAGGGCGAGGGCTCCTGGAGCACGCCGTAGGTGGTGGACTCCGTGTGGGCCGTGTTCGCGCCGATGGGCGAGCCGTCCAGCCGCTTGCCGTCCGCGCCCAGCGGCAGCCGCAGGCCCGCGTCCAGCAGCAGCGCGTGGAAGCGGCCGCCCACGGTGTCCGGCACCCAGTCCATGCCGGCGGTGCCCACCAGGGCCACCACGTTGCCCTTGTACCGCCCGAAGGCGGAGGTGTCCGCCGCGTCGCGCGGGATGCGCGCCAGGCCGACGTTGGTGCTGATGGGCTGGCTGGTGACGGGCAGCCCGCCGATGTTCATCGCCGAGTACTTGCAGGGCGTGGACTCCGTGCAGACAGGGCCCATGCGCGCCACGTTGACGTTCATGCCGGTGGACGCGTCCAGCTCCCAGAGCCGGCCCTCCATGTCCCCCACGTAGAGGCGCGCGGCGCCACTGGAGTCCTGCGCCACGGTGGGCGCGGCGGGCGCGCTGTTGTCCACGCTGCTGCTGTAGGCCTGCTGCCACTGCCAGAGCTTCTGGCCGGTGGCCACGTCGATGGCGAACACCTGCACGCCCTTGGCGGGAGAGGCCGGCGAGCCCGGCACCGCCGGCGCGCCGGAGCTGTTGGAGGCGACGAAGACGGCGTACACGGGCTCCATGCCCAGCCGGCCCACGCCCACGGACAGCCCGCGCGAGCCGCCCAGGCCGCTGTAGTCATAGAGGCCGCTCGCCTGACGGCCGGGGTCCGCGCGCGGTGGCAGGAGGAAGAGGCTGGAGTCCTCGTCCCAGGTGTACGTCCAGTCCGTGCCGCCCAGGGGCTTGTCCGCCAGCGACACCGCCGAGTACTGCGCGCCGGAGGTGGCGTAGTGGCTGCCCACCAGGTGCCACAGCAGCGAGGGCTTGAGCGGGTTGGTCACATCCAGGGCGAACAGGTCGCGCCCCGTCTGTCCCACGTTGGCGACGAGGACGGTGTGCCACTCGCGGCGGCCGGTGCCCACGAAGTCCGCGAACACGTCGAAGACGACGGGCGCGCTGTTCACCCGCGCGGTGTTGTTGCGCAGGCCGGCCAGCTGC
This genomic interval carries:
- a CDS encoding HD domain-containing protein, whose amino-acid sequence is MPTLEDAIALAVAAHQGQRDKAGQPYILHPLRVMLRLSSDAERTAAILHDVVEDTPYTLERLRELGYPEDVLSALDCLTKREGETYEAFIERLRPHPLARRVKLADLEDNMDVRRLKDVTPKDAERLSRYVAAWTRLRAE
- a CDS encoding PilW family protein; its protein translation is MSRQTRALAKARGMTLLETMVAAALATIILAAATALLLAGGRVVHNTEHVADSHDNARLAGETLLSAVRQAGAGMSEGLWVVSGGVPQRINPIFGGDGGGAGVLAPTTTGNVPGVDGSDDLWLVVPDRNYLGRDCAPGAAMTVVKPGTGALEVNCVGVPSGAAPANRMLVASNMKSAALLTQAAVASTPPTATVTYLETGVPGFSNAPHKGGFQRGDLVFPVRLLHFFIGTNANTGRKALMRAEGRPGNDAAGRPFVDMGDPVVVQDYVEDFQVAFGLDASNTGDPAHYAFQNGLRPEFTPGLRSVRVSVVATGRSPRRDNRNEAVLSEDLPLAVENHAPAPGAADGYFRSLFSRRAELPNLASASL
- a CDS encoding type II secretion system protein J is translated as MRTLPRSASRRGSGILEVLISMSILALAAVGAVMGMVAATRDVKDGQVLQGRRMLLEARVQRLWLASKADLAAQAVTRPALFPPDLALGTAPWTLDPSAPVAGDVGTGAYFRVRPTGQVEPALDVPAGTPCTAATPDSVLPRDVYCREILVTQGLPKDLSPAAQALVPAGALPFTFWTRAYRKNDSPERAIVHSEVFVL